In Bradyrhizobium guangdongense, the sequence ACACCAGCTCGATGACCGTCTACGATTCGCTCGGCGCTGCGAACTCGATGCAGGTGACCTGGACCAAGACCGGGACCAACACCTGGAGCGCGAGCTTCGCCAATCCGACCTCGACCTCGGATACCACCACCGCGACCGGCACGGCCTCGGGCTCGGTCGCCATCACCTTCAACAGCGACGGCTCGCTTGCCAGCACCAGCCCAAGTCCCGCGACCGTCAAAGTCACGGGCTGGACCGATGGCGCGACCGACAGCACGATTACGATGAATCTCGGCACCGCCGGCAAGACCGACGGTCTGACGCAATACGCCTCGGGCGAGACGACGCCGACGGTCAACGTCACCAGCATCTCCTCGGACGGCCTGTCCTACGGCAAGCTCTCCAGCATTTCGATCGGCAAGAACGGCGTGGTCGACGCCACCTATTCCAACGGCCAGACCATCGCGATCTACAAGATCGCGGTGGCGACCTTTGCCGACCCCACCGGACTATCCGCCGCCAGCGACGGTCTCTATTCCGCGACGGTCACCTCGGGGAGCGCCGCGCTGCAGGCCTCCGGCGAGAACGGTGCGGGCACGATCTACGGCAGCGAGCTGGAATCCTCGACCACCGACACCTCCAGCCAGTTCTCGAGCATGATCTCCGCGCAGCAAGCCTATTCGGCTGCGTCCCAGGTCATCTCCACCGTCAACAAGATGTACGACACCCTGATCTCGGCGATGAGGTGAGCGATGCGTCGCGACAAGGCGAGCGCCGCCGGAGAAGCGCTGCTGCGCCGGCTGCAACGACTGGTCGCGCGGGCCGCAACCGTCGCGGAGATCGATCGCAAGCAAATCGTTGCGCTGCTCGACGATCTCGAGACGACGCGGCGCGGTCTGCTGAAGGAATGCGCTGATGTCGACAGCGAAA encodes:
- the flgE gene encoding flagellar hook protein FlgE, with the protein product MSLTGALSSAISALSAQSQSLSMISDNIANSSTTGYKTTSAMFDDLVTASSNATSYASGGVMVSGRANITQQGLLASTSNATDVAIQGSGFFVVTSATSGGTTSYTRNGAFSTDNAGYLENNGSYLEGWRTDADGNVVGNESASNLQAINTEIASTSGSATTKTTIAANLPSDAATGDTYTSSMTVYDSLGAANSMQVTWTKTGTNTWSASFANPTSTSDTTTATGTASGSVAITFNSDGSLASTSPSPATVKVTGWTDGATDSTITMNLGTAGKTDGLTQYASGETTPTVNVTSISSDGLSYGKLSSISIGKNGVVDATYSNGQTIAIYKIAVATFADPTGLSAASDGLYSATVTSGSAALQASGENGAGTIYGSELESSTTDTSSQFSSMISAQQAYSAASQVISTVNKMYDTLISAMR